The following is a genomic window from Brienomyrus brachyistius isolate T26 unplaced genomic scaffold, BBRACH_0.4 scaffold277, whole genome shotgun sequence.
AGAAAGTTTTCTTACACCGGCAATACAGGGAAGCTAGCATCGAGCTCCAGTAACTTCACAGCACATATAAATTTAAGGAATAAATAGTGCGTTGAATTGGCTTGAATTGAATTAATTCCAAAGACAAGTCTCGTGTCAATTTTGCATACACCTGAACATCACTATGAAGCTTAAGGGTATTAAGAAGCCAGGTAAGGGTCTTTCAGTTAAGTGTGAGCGTCTTTCTACACGTCTGTCTTTCAGGCAAAATCTGACTGTCGTATTTATTTGAGATCTTTCAGCTGTATTGTGTTTCAGACTCAcaattttttcttttatttgtccTTTGCCTTAGTCTACGAAATGAGTTTTCTCTGAGAAGCATGCAAGGTTTGCAGTTCACTGTTCACAGGGGTGctctaaatttttattttttattttttgcgtcCAGCTGTAGTCCTTCAGTCACAGTTCACGTTAAACGCTTATCAGTGTCAAAGTGCCAAAGCCCAGGGGGAGGAGTTCAGGATGTTAATCTGTATTGCTTTATTGGTTAGCTACCAGGACAAGGAAGGGCATTTCTGTTTATCGTTTTATGAATCTGCCATCCCATTTTGCGACTGTTTATAATGCAAAATATAATGTAGCAACATTGGGTGTAGTCCATTGGGGAGATTGTTCACAGCATCTATCATGGATTTCCCTTGAGTGCGTTTTGGGGGAACGATTTACCTGAGAAATGTCCAGTGGGTGCTTGGACCATAATGTTGTTGTGATACGTTAAGTACCTGTCCACATTCAGCTGAGCAAATTTGTTTAGTTTGCAAGACCATCTCTGTTAATTATTGACATTGGCTGCAAAAAGTGTTGTAAATTTCCCTATCGTATCAGTGTAGGGTATATTTTAAGTTAGAGGATATTGATCAGATTGCTCTAAGTTATACAGCTCTTTCTCCTAATCAGCTGGCTGTCCATCACAGATAAATCACGACAGCAGTAACGAAATGAACTTAATAGTGACTGAAATCTCCTCTTCAATAGGTACACAAATAATTCCCCTATAATCAAATTAGGCTCAAGTGGCATGTTAAGTGTTAAATGTCCTTCGGCCTGCAGTATCATAAAATATGGCTTTGACCTCCATAAATAATTACGTGTACAGCTACAGTGCAGACCACATTAATACAaagataattattattaaacatttttgttgtATGTCTGATAGGGTCATCGTTTATTGATATTCATCTCAAACCACAATTTAGTGTTTGTGGGTTTTAATAGCCTTATTGAATTTGGACATCAATTTCTCTTTCTATATGCCAGTATTTCCCTGCATACCCCCCTCGGTTAGTGTTTGCTTTTACATCCAATAATGGGTTAGTTTTCGAGGTAGTAGGTGTGTGTGCTCTTTCCGTGACTTACGCACTGCTCACTTGCTCCCCCTGTGGCCGCTGCGCACTTTGCGCGATGAGCCTCGTGGAAGGAAAGTAAACACACCTTTCACCTACATGAGCTGCTTGTCATGGTGTCCTTAAGGGGCATCGCAGGGTCCAGGGCAGTCAGACGGTCACATGAGGAAGCCATGTAATCTTGCTAGTGGTCCGTTGACAGGAGGTGTGCGATTCTCTCATCTCTGCTTGTTTGTCTGATATTTTTGATCTGCCAGTGTATTTGAATTCATCATGTGTCCCCACAAATATTTTGGGCTTGTAATACCCAGAGGTGGATAatgcaggtccagaaagtacaagtccagaccaaaattttgtttcaatccATCAGTTGAGTATCTCTGACTGTGACTCTCTacactgaactggttggttgaaacaaaattttggtctggatcTTTACTCTCAACCTCTCTTGATACCCGTGCTACTAGATATTTGGTAAATTTATTCAATATTGACTGCCTATGCTTTTCTCTTATGCCacctgtggaaaaaaaatcatgattGGTTTCATTGCAACAGCTGATGTTTTAAATATTAGTTATGTAAGATTTTATGAACATGGTGTCAGTTAATGTTTAATTTCTTATGGTATGAGGCACGAAGTGTCAAATGTCACAACAAAGGACAGACAAAGATGAATGTGAGGTTCAAAGGTCAGGGGTGTCGCTTCTTACGGCAATATTCATCACGGACTGCAGATATCGCTGGCACTGCAATTTGAGGTTAGCCAAGGCTGAAGTAATAATTGAGTAAGCATACAGTTTTACATGTCTGTGTTATCCGATACCTTCACAGGTCTGCTTTGTGAGGTAGTATTTTCctatgtttatttacatttataatttatttttatttagcagatgcttctgTCCAAAGGAATGTACCTGTGAGGCATATAGTACGTTACACACACATGGGCTGTCAAGGAAGTAATTGGGCATAAGTgcggctaggctgagcttccaatgaagcTGTTATCAGTGACTGAGATTGAATTTTGCTTCCTCTCTGCCCCCTGGACACGCCCATCCCAATTCTCGACTCCGCCCACGCTGTGGTCCTACTgttacactttaaaaaaaatttttttttacacatctGCTCTCTCCCGGACGCCACAATGCCTGCATTTTGTCTTTGTTCCTCCGACTCCTTTTGTTAACCCTGTCTCCACTGTCATCGCCCAAATTAAGTCCTTGTTCCTTCCTCCATCACCGTGTGACGTGGCTGCATTTATTGTGCAATCCAAGCGTCATGCCCACCTTCCGATAAATGACAAGACGAGGCGGTAATAGACTGCAACACTACGGGAATGCTTTAATTGTGTATAAATGgttgtgggaaaaaaaacatggggCAGGGCCCATGGACAGAGCCATGAGGTACAGAAAAATGGTGGAGACTTAGGACTCGCTGGTCTGAAATACTGCAAACAGAGCCGGAGAACGGGAGACAGGTGGAAAATATGAGCACTGATAATTCTTGTAACCCGACTCCATCCCAAGCTAGGCGATTGGCTCTAAACCTTTCTGCTGGTGGCTGTGGTTTTCTGCTTTTACATGGATGTTACGGATCAATACATGGTCTTAGGTGCTAATGATGATGAAATTTGGAATTGACACAGATGCGGTGAAAATCAGAATGCAGAGAATTAGTTTCCTCAGCATGCGGCACTGGTGTGCTGGGACTATCCTTAACCGAGGAGCTGGTTCGTAACCAAATTTAACAGTTTTATCTTGGATGTGACCAGTTTTAGTTGctgtgtgtataaatatatcCCGTGCAAATGCTAGGTGGTTTACGCCAATGAAGTCTGCCCTGTTCCCTGTGACGAGCTTTCTGTAATTCCTCTGTCAGGTTGGCCCTTATTCACTATGGTCCTCATTTAGGATTTTAGatatgctgttttttttccacttcagaAAAATCAAAGTAGCTTTTTTTCTGCTCTGGTGTTCTGGCTGGTTCTCCACTCGGTGTTCAGTGTGGGCTGGGCGTTCTTTATAAGGCCAATGGTGTTTGTTACACATCGCAAATAGCCACATTCCATCTAAGTGCAGCTAGACAGTTTGTGAATCTTCTGGTTTGATGGCCGACTGCCTTCATAActattttttttatgacatgCCCCAGTTGCAGAGAACCTGCCTTTATAACAGGCGACATATCTAAAATATCACTTGGCCTGCTATACagtaatttgatttttttttttcagtccgCATCTTTTTGTTTCATCATCTATATATCCAAATTTGTGTTACTATGTGCCGTTTGTTTATTGTCACTGTGTGAGAATTTATCAGTACATGTAGTaaggtttagttttttttttttattaaatttgacTTTCTATGCAGACATTTTGCTTTACCATCGTTTCCATGACAACCACAGCCCCCAGGTGCAGAGCCGGTTCCGGCAAACGCGAGCTGATTCCTCATCATGCTCTGCTCGTCCGCTCGGTCTGCAGAACCACTGGACGTTCACTAAACCCGCCTCGTATTTAGACGTTTCTGTACGGGCAAGATGAGGACCATCGAGTGGCTTCTCCTGGCATGTTCGACGAGCGATGGGCTCCTTTTGTGGCCATCTTAATCGGGGTTCATGGATGAATGCGTGCTGATATCGCGCAGAAAATTAAATGCAGCATTATGATATTGCGAGGCGTCGTCTGGTCGGATTTTGAAAAATCAGTGGAGGGGAACGAAATAGGATTCTGCAGCATAGATTGAATTCTTCATTCGTTTGAGTGGTTAAATTGACTCTACGCTGCAGCCTTTCCATGGTTTGGGATGGACATCGGTGGGACCCTGGTCAAGCTGGTGTACTTCGAGCCCAAGGACATCACggcggaggaggagaaggaggaggtggagaacTTGAAGAGCATCCGGAAGTACCTGACGTACAACACAGCCTACGGCAACACGGGCATCCGCGACGTCCACCTGGAGCTGAAAGACCTGGCCATGTGTGGCCGGAAGGGCAACTTGCACTTCATCCGCTTCCCTACGCAGGCCATGCACCGCTTCATCCAGATGGGCCGGGACAAGAACTTCTCCAGCCTGCACACCACGCTGTGTGCTACCGGCGGCGGGGCCTACAAGTTCGAGGAGGACTTCAGAATGGTGCGTGCAGACGGTGGTTCTTCTGGGTGGTGCGGGTGGGAGGAAGATGGCGATTTTCTTCTGCCTACATTGTTGGGTTGGTGGTGAAGGGGCCGAGGGTTGGGTTACATGTTCCACTGGATGACTGTTGGTGTACCCCATCTCCTTGTAtcactttaaatgttttaaatgaggCAGAGTAAAGGGCAGCCCTTTGCTGAAGAGGACCCCCTTGCCTGTGTTaatattttttccccttttccctCCTTTGTGCCTTTGCAGATGGCTGACCTGCAGCTCCTGAAACTGGATGAGCTCGACTGCCTCATCCAGGGCCTCTTGTATGTTGACTCGGTCGGGTTCAACGGCCATCCGGAGTGTTACTTCTTTGAAAACCCGTCAGACCCGGAGAACTGCGTCAAGAGGCCATGCAGCCTGGACAACCCCTTCCCTATGCTGCTGGTGAACATTGGATCTGGGGTCAGCATACTGGCGGTCTATTCCAAGGACGACTACAAACGGGTCACTGGGACCAGGCAGGTGCATCGTCCTTATTGCTCGAGTCACACGTGTTTACGCGAATTGCGTGTCACAGAAGTCTTTTAACTGAGAAAATATGATGATCCCCCTTTCATTGATAATGACTAATGGCGATATGACTGTTCCtaggataaaaaaaataataaatagaaATACGTTTGTACAGATTGTTCGGTTGTTCAGTGCAGTTCTCAATCCTGTCTGAATCACTTGTTCTAGGGCTTTTCAAGTGGCTTAGCCAAATCTCAGCTCTAATCAGAGCTCTGTCATTTGCCAGCTGTGTTCATGAACCCCCTGGTGGCAAAACATTGGAAGTGCAAATTGCTTGGGTTGTTTTCACGGTCTGCTACAATATGGCTTAACTGACCTATCAGATGCCTGCGAGTTGGTGGTTGCCAGAGTAGAATCGCTGTGTTCCGCCAATCAGATATTAACTATTCCTCATAATGACTGGTGATTCGCTATacagttaaaaaataaaacagcagtTACAGAGCTGTGGATTGAAGGAAAAAAATTTGTTGAAAGCACATGGGATTATGGTGCAAGAAGTGATATTTTTTAACAATTAAATCTTCACATATGTCAAACATTTGACGCATACAGTTAAT
Proteins encoded in this region:
- the LOC125728398 gene encoding pantothenate kinase 1 isoform X2, with the protein product MKLKGIKKPAFPWFGMDIGGTLVKLVYFEPKDITAEEEKEEVENLKSIRKYLTYNTAYGNTGIRDVHLELKDLAMCGRKGNLHFIRFPTQAMHRFIQMGRDKNFSSLHTTLCATGGGAYKFEEDFRMMADLQLLKLDELDCLIQGLLYVDSVGFNGHPECYFFENPSDPENCVKRPCSLDNPFPMLLVNIGSGVSILAVYSKDDYKRVTGTSLGGGTFLGLCCLLTGCETFEEALEMAAKGDSTNVDKLVKDIYGGDYERFGLQGSAVASSFGHMMSKEKRDTISKEDLARATLVTITNNIGSIARMCAVNEKIDRIVFVGNFLRINMVSTKLLAYAMDFWSKGQLKALFLEHEGYFGAVGAFLELLKLTDDL